The proteins below come from a single Miscanthus floridulus cultivar M001 chromosome 1, ASM1932011v1, whole genome shotgun sequence genomic window:
- the LOC136544940 gene encoding LOW QUALITY PROTEIN: chromatin-remodeling ATPase INO80-like (The sequence of the model RefSeq protein was modified relative to this genomic sequence to represent the inferred CDS: inserted 1 base in 1 codon), whose product MDPRRAPPRGGGANGGGGLSYSTLFNLEPLLNFRVPVPEDLACYGNSSSNGSPSSEGQGSLLDQYNGVNDASHGLHRKRKRHLNGASDDDEADAYSNKITEEHYRAMLSEHVQKYRRSKFKEGAFSSDPPRVATPQIKHKNGGKKTMKHASDFRDVATLDGVEASHEYNGIECVKTHGGFNKLVASLDSTYLDMGDNIRYLVPEGYDKLASSLNLPVSSDIRVEEHFLKGMLDLRTLAAMLGTDQKFEASNRGGLSEPLPQFESLKERVKVQKFSLQVTEDPFAIPEGAAGRIQRSIISEAGNLQVHYVKVLEKGDTYEIIERSLPKKQIVKKEPSVIVKEESEKTYKLWQSLATKSIPKHHRNFTALMKKQQVDAKRFSDSCQREVKLKVSRSLKLMRCAAIRTRKLARDMLIFWKRVDKEQYELRKKEEREAAEALKREEELREAKRQQQRLNFLLSQTELYSHFMQNKAGGSAPPDEEDVPDEDEEEDPEEAQLKREALRAAQHAVSQQKMKTNAFDSEIVRLRQTSESVLPTDDSSSMDPSKIDLLHPSTMPEKSSVQTPELFKGVLKEYQLKGLQWLVNCYEQGLNGILADEMGLGKTVQAMAFLSHLAEDKNIWGPFLVVAPASVVNNWAEELIRFCPDLKILPYWGPERMVLRKNINPKRLYRRDARFHILITNYQILVNEEKLLRRVKWQYMVLDEAQAIKSSSSQRWKTLLSFNCRNRLLLTGTPIQNNMAELWALLHFIMPTLFDSHEQFNEWFSKGIEGHAEHGGALNVHQLSRLHAILKPFMLRRVKIDVIAEMTKKKEEIVPCKLSSRQQVFYQAIKNKISLNELLDGSRGNLNDKKLLSLMNIVMQLRKVCNHPELFERNEGSSYFYFADIPNSLLSPPFGELQDVHYAGKRNPIIFEIPKLVYEGIICNTENSGNICGFQNGYLNRLFNIFLASNIHRSAIPEVNSSNESVLSSGAFGFTRLSNLCPVEASFLATASLFERLVFSVMQWNRNYTDEIMDAFLDSEDPDIQSSQNDSTKVRAVARLLLSSTKGKPSLLRTKIGTGPSDGPYEALVLSHRDRLASNIRLLRSAYAFIPPARAPPINVWCADRNFAYKFTDEMHDPWAKKLFLGFARTSEFNGPRQPVALHPLIQELNTDFPILEPMLQLPYRIFGSSPPMSNFDPAKMLTDSGKLHTLDMLLRRLRAEGHRVLLFAQMTKMLDILEDYMNFRKFKYFRLDGSSAISDRRDMVRDFQNRNDVFVFLLSTRAGGLGINLTAADTVIFYEIDWNPTQDQQAMDRTHRLGQTKEVTVYRLICKDTIEEKILQRAKQKNAVQELVMKGKHVQDDHLMRQEDVVSLLIDDTQIAHKLKEISMRAKDRQKKRRAKGIKVDKEGDLTLEDLDDATATATATATAEAVDQDKTTSKKKKSSHKKHTNTHDNDNTDKTGEPDVGDHPGSSHTENEXAEPRPKRSKRLMKSITDDKELAAAAVDHEEPANEAENHRAHDYDGTEEAQDGTPA is encoded by the exons ATGGATCCGCGCCGCGCGCCTCCGCGGGGCGGGGGCgccaacggcggcggcgggctcTCTTACTCCACGCTGTTCAACCTCGAG CCTTTGCTGAACTTCAGGGTTCCTGTACCAGAAGATCTTGCCTGCTATGGTAATAGCAGCTCAAATGGGAGTCCAAGCAGTGAAG GTCAAGGATCCTTGTTGGATCAGTACAATGGTGTAAATGATGCTTCCCATGGCCTGCATCGGAAGCGAAAAAGGCATCTTAATGGTGCCAGCGATGATGATGAGGCAGACGCCTATAGTAACAAAATAACAGAGGAGCACTACCGTGCTATGCTCAGTGAACATGTCCAGAAGTACCGGAGGTCAAAGTTCAAGGAGGGTGCTTTTAGTTCTGATCCTCCTCGTGTGGCAACCCCCCAAATAAAACACAAAAATGGTGGTAAAAAAACTATGAAGCACGCAAGTGATTTCAGGGATGTTGCGACATTAGATGGGGTAGAAGCCTCACATGAGTATAATGGGATAGAATGTGTTAAAACTCATGGTGGTTTTAACAAGCTTGTAGCATCCCTTGATTCAACCTATTTAGATATGGGGGATAATATACGCTACTTAGTTCCAGAGGGTTATGATAAGTTAGCATCATCCCTTAATCTCCCTGTTTCTTCTGATATACGTGTCGAGGAACACTTCTTGAAGGGCATGCTAGATTTACGCACCCTAGCAGCAATGCTTGGTACTGACCAAAAGTTTGAAGCTTCCAATCGTGGTGGATTATCTGAACCCCTGCCACAATTTGAATCTCTCAAGGAAAGGGTAAAGGTGCAGAAATTTTCTCTGCAAGTTACCGAGGACCCCTTTGCAATTCCGGAAGGAGCAGCTGGGAGGATACAAAGGTCTATTATATCAGAAGCTGGCAATTTGCAGGTTCATTATGTCAAAGTCTTGGAAAAAGGAGATACATATGAG ATTATCGAGCGTAGCTTACCAAAGAAGCAAATAGTAAAGAAGGAACCTTCTGTAATTGTGAAAGAAGAGTCTGAAAAGACTTACAAACTATGGCAGTCTCTTGCTACCAAAAGCATCCCAAAGCATCACAGGAATTTTACTGCTTTGATGAAGAAACAACAAGTAGATGCGAAGCGCTTCTCTGATAGTTGTCAACGAGAG GTAAAGCTCAAAGTAAGCAGGTCACTGAAACTGATGAGGTGTGCGGCAATACGTACAAGGAAGTTGGCTAGGGATATGCTGATATTTTGGAAACGTGTAGACAAAGAGCAG TATGAGTTGAGGAAAAAAGAGGAAAGAGAAGCTGCTGAAGCTTTGAAACGTGAGGAGGAGCTACGTGAAGCCAAAAGACAGCAACAGAGGCTAAACTTTCTGCTGTCACAAACAGAGCTTTACAGTCATTTCATGCAGAACAAGGCTGGTGGCTCAGCACCTCCTGATGAGGAAGATGTCCCTGAtgaagatgaggaagaagatcCTGAGGAAGCTCAATTGAAAAGAGAGGCCTTGAGAGCAGCACAGCATGCCGTCTCTCAACAAAAGATGAAGACAAATGCATTTGATAGTGAAATTGTGAGGCTTCGTCAAACTTCTGAATCTGTTCTTCCAACTGATGATTCATCTAGCATGGACCCTAGCAAGATTGATCTATTACACCC CTCAACAATGCCTGAGAAGTCATCTGTGCAGACACCGGAGTTGTTTAAGGGTGTATTGAAAGAATATCAGTTAAAGGGCTTACAGTGGCTGGTTAATTGTTATGAACAG GGGTTGAATGGCATTCTTGCTGATGAGATGGGTCTTGGCAAAACTGTTCAGGCTATGGCATTCCTGTCTCATTTGGCTGAG GACAAAAACATATGGGGCCCCTTTCTAGTGGTGGCTCCTGCATCTGTTGTGAATAATTGGGCTGAGGAGTTGATTAGGTTCTGCCCTGACCTAAAGATACTTCCTTACTGGGGCCCAGAGAGGATGGTTCTTCGAAAGAATATCAACCCCAAGCGTCTGTATCGCAG AGATGCTAGGTTCCACATTCTTATTACAAACTATCAGATACTTGTGAATGAAGAGAAGCTTTTGAGACGTGTTAAGTGGCAATACATGGTACTGGATGAGGCCCAGGCTATCAAAAGTTCAAGCAG CCAGCGCTGGAAGACATTACTGAGCTTCAACTGTAGGAACCGTCTACTTCTTACTGGGACACCAATACAAAACAATATGGCTGAGTTATGGGCACTTCTCCATTTCATCATGCCCACTCTATTTGACAGCCATGAACAGTTCAACGAGTGGTTCTCAAAGGg TATTGAGGGTCATGCTGAGCATGGAGGAGCTTTGAATGTACATCAGCTTAGTAGATTG CATGCTATTTTGAAGCCCTTTATGCTCCGCCGGGTTAAGATTGATGTCATTGCTGAAATGaccaaaaagaaagaagaaattgTTCCCTGCAAATTGAGTTCTCGTCAACAAGTTTTCTATCAAGCTATAAAAAATAAGATCTCGCTTAACGAGTTGCTTGATGGAAGTCGTGGAAATCTAAATGATAAGAAGTTACTTAGCCTGATGAATATTGTCATGCAGCTACGGAAG GTCTGTAATCACCCAGAGCTGTTTGAGCGCAATGAGGGAAGCTCTTACTTTTACTTTGCTGATATCCCAAACTCACTTCTTTCTCCCCCATTTGGGGAATTACAAGATGTACACTATGCAGGCAAGAGAAACCCTATAATCTTTGAG ATTCCAAAGTTAGTTTATGAGGGAATCATCTGCAACACGGAAAATTCTGGAAACATCTGTGGATTTCAGAATGGATATTTGAACAGGCTGTTTAATATATTTTTGGCCAGCAATATCCATCGCTCAGCCATTCCAGAAGTTAATTCATCAAATGAGTCTGTTCTATCATCTGGTGCATTTGGCTTTACACGTTTGTCAAATCTGTGCCCAGTTGAAGCTTCCTTCCTGGCTACTGCTTCATTATTTGAGAGACTAGTGTTTTCAGTAATGCAATGGAATAGGAACTACACTGATGAAATCATGGATGCATTTCTTGATTCAGAAGATCCTGACATCCAGTCCAGTCAGAATGATTCCACAAAAGTTCGTGCAGTTGCCCGATTGTTGCTTTCGTCTACAAAGGGCAAGCCCAGTTTGCTTAGGACAAAGATTGGGACTGGGCCAAGTGACGGCCCATATGAAGCACTGGTGCTTTCTCACCGTGACAGGCTTGCTTCGAACATAAGGCTTCTTCGTTCAGCATATGCTTTTATTCCGCCAGCTAGAGCACCACCT ATAAATGTTTGGTGTGCTGATCGAAATTTTGCCTATAAGTTCACCGATGAGATGCATGATCCTTGGGCCAAGAAACTGTTCCTGGGATTTGCTCGTACTTCTGAGTTCAATGGTCCTAGACAACCAGTTGCTCTTCATCCTTTGATACAAGAACTCAATACTGATTTCCCCATCCTTGAGCCGATGCTGCAGCTACCCTATAGGATATTTGGGTCTTCTCCACCGATGAGTAATTTTGATCCAGCTAAAATGCTCACC GATTCTGGGAAGCTCCACACCTTGGATATGCTACTACGGCGCCTTCGAGCTGAAGGTCATCGCGTGCTTCTTTTTGCCCAGATGACTAAAATGTTGGACATTCTTGAG GATTACATGAATTTCAGAAAATTCAAGTATTTCAGACTTGATGGGTCTTCTGCAATCTCAGACCGCCGTGACATGGTCCGAGATTTCCAGAATAG GAATGATGTATTTGTTTTCTTGTTAAGCACAAGAGCTGGGGGGCTTGGTATTAATTTGACTGCTGCTGATACTGTTATTTTTTATGAAATTGACTGGAATCCAACACAAGACCAGCAGGCAATGGATAGAACGCACAGACTTGGTCAAACAAAGGAG GTAACTGTGTACAGGCTTATATGCAAAGATACTATTGAGGAGAAAATATTACAAAGAGCAAAGCAGAAAAATGCAGTGCAAGAGTTGGTTATGAAGGGGAAACATGTCCAGGATGATCATTTGATGAGACAAGAGGATGTTGTTTCATTACTTATTGATGACACACAGATTGCACATAAGTTGAAAGAAATATCCATGCGG GCGAAGGATCGACAAAAGAAAAGACGAGCTAAGGGCATCAAGGTTGACAAAGAAGGAGATTTGACGCTCGAAGACTTGGAtgatgctactgctactgctactgctactgctactgcagaAGCTGTAGATCAAGATAAAACAACCAGCAAAAAG AAAAAGAGCTCCCACAAGAAACATACGAATACTCATGATAATGACAATACGGACAAGACTGGAGAGCCCGATGTGGGAGATCATCCGGGGAGTAGTCACACAGAAAATG CTGCTGAACCAAGGCCTAAAAGATCAAAAAGGCTGATGAAGAGCATTACTGATGACAAGGaattagctgctgctgctgtggatcATGAGGAACCGGCAAATGAAGCGGAAAATCACAGAGCCCATGACTATGATGGTACAGAAGAGGCTCAAGACGGCACACCAGCCTAA